A genome region from Pseudanabaena sp. Chao 1811 includes the following:
- a CDS encoding prohibitin family protein: protein MSFIVSTIASLVSILVFFNSKRLVDHRVTQLVIKAIAGVIALATGINALSRVLVVIPAGSVGVEDFQGKVSDRPLNAGIHAINPFADVVQFSTRLRDLKEEIAATSKEGLAIGIDVSIQYRIDPAKAASVYQNIGLEEREILISRFRSISREIVSGYTAEAVYATKREEVSLKLAEKLRSQLAPLGFIVDEALLRNVKIPETLQVAIQQRLKAEQETLQMKFILEKETQEAERKRIEAKGSADAQKILAEGLTPAVLQLRQIEATEKLAQSQNSKLVILGNNQNPPLILPIDREASKASTPTQP from the coding sequence ATGTCCTTTATCGTTTCGACGATCGCCTCATTAGTATCGATACTTGTATTTTTTAATAGCAAACGTTTAGTTGATCATCGTGTCACCCAACTAGTAATCAAAGCGATCGCAGGGGTAATCGCCTTAGCCACAGGCATAAATGCTTTGAGCCGTGTATTGGTGGTCATACCTGCGGGAAGCGTCGGTGTTGAAGACTTTCAGGGCAAAGTTAGCGATCGTCCTTTAAACGCAGGGATTCATGCAATCAACCCCTTTGCTGATGTGGTGCAATTTTCAACAAGACTGCGCGATCTTAAAGAAGAAATTGCCGCAACTTCTAAGGAAGGACTAGCCATAGGCATTGATGTCAGCATTCAATACCGCATTGATCCTGCTAAAGCCGCAAGTGTTTATCAAAATATTGGCTTAGAAGAGAGGGAAATCCTAATCTCACGCTTTCGGTCAATTTCACGGGAAATCGTCTCTGGTTATACAGCCGAAGCGGTATATGCAACCAAACGTGAGGAAGTTAGCTTGAAGCTTGCTGAAAAACTGCGATCGCAACTTGCCCCCCTTGGCTTCATTGTCGATGAGGCTCTCCTCCGTAATGTCAAAATTCCTGAAACCTTGCAGGTTGCAATTCAGCAAAGACTTAAGGCAGAGCAAGAAACTTTGCAGATGAAATTTATTTTAGAAAAGGAGACGCAGGAAGCAGAACGCAAGCGCATCGAAGCCAAAGGTAGTGCAGATGCTCAAAAAATTCTAGCGGAGGGGTTAACACCTGCAGTCTTGCAATTGCGTCAGATTGAGGCAACCGAAAAACTGGCACAATCTCAAAACTCAAAACTCGTAATTCTAGGAAATAATCAGAACCCACCTTTAATCTTGCCTATTGATCGTGAAGCTAGTAAAGCCTCTACCCCAACACAACCATAG
- the hisG gene encoding ATP phosphoribosyltransferase: protein MFTFALPKGSLLKDSIRLLQGVGLDFSGFLDPTNRQLQILDPTGTARALLVRAQDVPVYVEYGQAQAGIVGEDVLREKTPKVAKLLDLGFGGCRMSIAVSGESRYRSPLDLPPHSRIASKYVGCAREYFDSIDLPVEIIPLYGSVELGPITGMAEAIVDLVSTGKTLKDNGLIEIEVLYHSTARLIAHPLSYRLYSDRFSELMEKMQVKA from the coding sequence ATGTTCACCTTCGCACTGCCCAAAGGCTCACTCTTAAAAGACTCAATCCGCTTACTCCAAGGCGTAGGACTCGACTTTAGTGGGTTTCTTGATCCTACAAATCGTCAACTGCAAATTTTAGATCCCACAGGAACCGCTAGAGCCTTGCTGGTCAGAGCGCAGGATGTACCTGTATATGTAGAATATGGACAAGCCCAAGCAGGCATCGTTGGCGAAGATGTCTTGCGTGAAAAAACGCCCAAAGTAGCCAAATTATTAGACTTAGGATTCGGTGGCTGTCGGATGTCGATCGCTGTTTCAGGAGAGAGTCGCTATCGATCACCCCTAGATTTGCCACCCCATAGTCGCATTGCCTCAAAATATGTCGGTTGCGCCCGTGAATACTTTGACAGCATCGATTTACCCGTTGAGATTATTCCCCTCTATGGCTCCGTTGAGCTGGGGCCAATCACAGGTATGGCTGAGGCGATCGTTGATTTAGTTTCTACGGGTAAGACTTTAAAGGATAACGGACTGATTGAAATTGAAGTGTTGTATCACAGTACCGCGAGACTGATTGCCCATCCCCTGAGTTATCGCTTATATAGCGATCGCTTTAGCGAGTTAATGGAAAAGATGCAGGTTAAAGCATAA
- a CDS encoding phosphoribulokinase — MSKKHPVIAVTGSSGAGTSTVKRAFEHIFRLENIQAAVIEGDSYHKYNRLEMREAMKQAAAEGRSLSHFGLNANLLDKLEALFQEYGQTGGGQRRYYLHSPEEAEYHNGRLGTSNQPGEFTPWESIEANTDVLFYEGLHGGVVAEDINLAQYVDLLVGVVPIVNLEWIQKIHRDNAERGYSAEAIVDTILRRMPDYVNYIAPQFSNTHINFQRVPTVDTSNPFICRDIPTLDESFVIIHTNRCFREKFQIDFRYLLDMIHDSFMSRHTTLVVPGGKMGMAMELILQPLIDSLVVESKKLKA, encoded by the coding sequence TTGTCTAAAAAACATCCAGTTATTGCGGTAACAGGTTCATCGGGTGCTGGTACTAGCACCGTTAAGCGAGCTTTTGAACATATTTTTCGTTTAGAAAATATTCAAGCGGCAGTTATTGAAGGTGATAGCTACCACAAATACAACCGCTTAGAAATGCGCGAAGCCATGAAACAAGCTGCGGCAGAAGGTCGTAGTCTTAGCCACTTTGGATTGAATGCCAATTTGCTAGATAAGCTCGAAGCTTTGTTTCAGGAATATGGTCAAACTGGTGGTGGTCAAAGACGTTACTATCTGCACAGCCCTGAAGAAGCCGAGTATCACAATGGTCGCTTAGGTACGAGCAATCAACCTGGTGAATTTACCCCGTGGGAAAGCATCGAAGCTAATACCGATGTGCTGTTTTACGAAGGTTTGCATGGTGGTGTAGTCGCCGAAGATATTAACCTTGCTCAGTATGTTGATTTGTTAGTGGGTGTTGTTCCCATTGTGAACTTAGAATGGATTCAAAAAATCCATCGTGATAATGCTGAACGTGGCTATAGTGCTGAAGCGATCGTCGATACAATTTTGCGTCGTATGCCCGACTATGTAAATTACATTGCGCCTCAGTTCTCCAATACTCACATCAACTTCCAGCGCGTTCCTACCGTTGATACTTCCAATCCTTTCATCTGTCGCGACATTCCCACCCTTGATGAAAGCTTTGTAATTATCCACACCAATCGCTGCTTCCGCGAGAAGTTCCAAATCGACTTCCGTTATTTGCTAGATATGATCCATGATTCCTTCATGTCTCGTCATACCACCTTGGTTGTCCCCGGTGGCAAGATGGGCATGGCAATGGAATTGATTCTCCAGCCATTAATTGACTCTCTTGTAGTTGAATCGAAGAAACTCAAAGCATAA
- a CDS encoding winged helix-turn-helix transcriptional regulator: MVQRSRELNPCPVSILTNLLSGPWTMYILWVLSNSGPTRFGALKRKIAGISTKMLTERLRMLEQEEILYRHYEPTVPPQVTYGLTEKAKELITILEQLDDLAQRWYGQ, encoded by the coding sequence ATGGTGCAGCGATCGCGAGAACTTAATCCTTGTCCCGTGAGTATTTTGACGAACTTATTGTCAGGTCCTTGGACTATGTATATTTTGTGGGTGCTCTCAAATTCGGGACCAACAAGGTTTGGAGCCTTGAAACGTAAAATCGCAGGCATCTCCACAAAGATGCTAACCGAACGCCTGCGGATGTTAGAACAGGAAGAGATTTTATATCGTCACTACGAACCCACGGTTCCACCCCAAGTAACCTATGGATTAACAGAAAAGGCAAAGGAACTTATTACTATTTTGGAGCAATTAGATGATTTAGCTCAGCGTTGGTATGGTCAGTAA
- a CDS encoding Uma2 family endonuclease: protein MVIAAAKPHSLEAFLELPETKPASEFINGQITQKVMPQGEHSRLQVKLCTNINQVVETPKIAYAFSELRCTFGGASIVPDISVFRWERIPRKPSGRVVNRFEIYPDWAIEILSPDQRQNKVIANLLHCVDNGTELGWLLDPEDENILLVLPERRVQILEGSQSVPVLRGIDLTLTVSQIFDWLSF from the coding sequence ATGGTCATCGCAGCAGCAAAACCCCATAGCCTAGAAGCATTTCTAGAACTACCTGAGACCAAACCCGCCTCAGAATTTATCAACGGACAAATTACTCAAAAAGTCATGCCTCAAGGAGAACACAGCCGCTTACAAGTTAAGTTATGTACAAATATTAACCAAGTTGTTGAAACCCCAAAGATTGCCTATGCTTTCTCGGAATTACGCTGTACTTTTGGGGGAGCATCGATTGTTCCTGATATTTCCGTATTTCGTTGGGAGAGAATTCCCCGTAAACCCTCAGGACGAGTGGTAAACCGTTTTGAAATATATCCTGATTGGGCGATCGAGATACTTTCTCCCGATCAGAGACAAAATAAAGTGATAGCTAATTTGTTGCATTGTGTAGACAATGGCACAGAGTTAGGTTGGCTGCTCGATCCTGAAGATGAAAATATTTTGTTAGTGTTGCCTGAACGTCGCGTCCAAATTTTAGAAGGCTCTCAGTCTGTACCCGTACTTAGGGGAATTGACTTAACTTTGACGGTTAGCCAGATTTTTGATTGGCTCAGTTTTTAA
- a CDS encoding R3H domain-containing nucleic acid-binding protein yields MDSIRKQVTDNLDQLLDILPPRIKNSLELCGGLEQLVEIVMDLGRLPEARYFDSTKYLTDDPITKEDLAHCVKQVGEFGGDNRAGIERTLHRISAIRNRKGEIIGLTCRVGRAVYGTIAMIRDLVETGKSILLLGKPGMGKTTALREIARVLADDLNKRVVIIDSSNEIAGDGDIPHPAIGRARRMQVSQPELQHQVMIEAVENHMPEVIVIDEIGTELEALAARTIAERGVQLVGTAHGNQLANLIKNPTLSDLIGGIQSVTLGDEEMRRRGLPQKSILERKAQPTFDIAVEMWERYRWAVHSDVAGTIDMLLRDRDPGRQIRSVSDGGEVTTTEEKPKNPEVMRNPAVKGWRATGKLKPIPLDPQVQMRSEVANLSSKISQTSVAEISESSDEDIEEFSDISSYSAIQERFGTLYVYLYGVSRHQTEQVIQSINLPIEVTKDLDEADIVLALRSQIRTSSKVRQVAEARQIPIHAIKTSTLPQINRALRRILHIDESPADTITDLNMFAYGDSEDEIEALEETRLAVEQIVIPKGQPVELLPRSSVIRRMQHELVEHYQLRSESYGSEPNRRLRIFPNS; encoded by the coding sequence ATGGACTCCATCCGCAAGCAAGTTACAGACAACCTCGATCAACTCCTCGATATTCTGCCACCACGCATCAAAAATAGCCTTGAACTCTGCGGCGGGTTAGAACAACTTGTCGAAATTGTGATGGACTTGGGCAGGTTGCCAGAAGCAAGGTATTTTGACAGTACTAAATATTTAACCGATGACCCAATTACCAAAGAAGATTTAGCGCATTGTGTCAAACAGGTTGGGGAATTTGGCGGCGATAATCGTGCAGGTATTGAGCGCACCCTCCACCGCATCAGCGCTATCCGCAACCGCAAAGGCGAAATTATCGGCTTAACCTGCCGTGTCGGTCGGGCAGTCTATGGCACGATCGCCATGATTCGCGACTTAGTGGAAACAGGTAAATCGATTTTATTGCTCGGTAAACCGGGGATGGGCAAAACTACGGCTCTGCGCGAAATTGCCCGTGTCCTTGCCGATGACCTCAATAAGCGCGTCGTCATTATCGACTCATCCAATGAAATCGCGGGCGATGGCGATATCCCCCACCCTGCGATCGGTCGCGCAAGAAGAATGCAAGTCTCTCAGCCAGAACTGCAACACCAAGTGATGATCGAGGCAGTAGAAAACCATATGCCCGAAGTGATTGTCATCGATGAAATTGGTACAGAACTCGAAGCTCTTGCCGCCAGAACGATCGCCGAACGGGGTGTGCAGTTAGTGGGTACAGCCCACGGTAATCAACTTGCCAATTTAATCAAAAATCCTACGCTTTCGGACTTGATCGGCGGGATTCAGTCAGTCACCCTCGGCGATGAAGAAATGCGGCGGCGCGGCTTGCCCCAAAAGAGCATTCTCGAACGCAAGGCACAACCCACCTTTGATATTGCGGTGGAAATGTGGGAGCGTTACCGTTGGGCAGTGCATAGCGATGTCGCAGGAACCATTGATATGCTCCTACGCGATCGCGACCCTGGGCGACAAATTCGTTCCGTCAGTGATGGGGGCGAAGTGACCACCACCGAGGAAAAGCCTAAAAATCCTGAAGTAATGCGTAATCCTGCGGTCAAGGGTTGGCGGGCAACAGGCAAGCTCAAACCCATCCCCCTCGATCCACAGGTACAGATGCGTTCTGAAGTTGCAAATTTGAGCAGCAAAATTAGTCAGACTTCAGTAGCAGAAATCAGCGAATCCAGCGATGAGGATATAGAGGAATTTAGCGATATTTCCTCTTATAGCGCTATCCAAGAGAGATTTGGCACACTCTATGTCTATCTCTATGGAGTCAGCCGCCATCAAACTGAGCAGGTAATTCAATCGATTAATTTACCGATCGAAGTCACCAAGGATCTCGATGAGGCGGATATTGTGTTGGCTTTGCGATCGCAAATTCGTACTAGTTCTAAAGTACGTCAAGTTGCCGAAGCACGGCAAATCCCGATTCACGCAATTAAAACCAGCACCCTACCCCAAATCAATCGTGCGCTCCGACGGATCTTGCATATCGATGAAAGCCCTGCCGACACGATTACTGATCTAAATATGTTTGCCTATGGCGACTCTGAAGACGAAATCGAAGCCCTCGAAGAAACTCGCCTCGCCGTTGAGCAAATCGTCATTCCTAAAGGTCAGCCCGTCGAGCTACTCCCCCGCTCATCAGTAATTCGCCGAATGCAGCATGAACTTGTTGAACATTATCAACTGCGATCGGAAAGCTACGGCTCTGAGCCCAATCGCCGTTTACGAATCTTTCCAAATTCATAA
- a CDS encoding flavodoxin family protein, with amino-acid sequence MTTIAIVYFSGSGHTHLTAEAIAEGVRKVGNQVDLLRITGEQITNGRWQNDEIMTKLDRADAIIFGSPTYMGGVAAQFKAFLDAASSAWFTQQWKDKIAAGFTHSSSLSGDKQGTLMYLSIYAAQHGMVWVSAGELPSHYQGKTDGVNRLGSFLGIMGQTPMNMSGGNPVLDSGDRLTAEYFGQRIAQATKRWHLEKVAIAA; translated from the coding sequence ATGACAACGATCGCCATTGTTTATTTTTCTGGTTCTGGTCACACTCACTTAACCGCCGAAGCGATCGCTGAGGGAGTTCGCAAAGTTGGTAATCAAGTGGACTTGCTCCGCATTACTGGAGAGCAAATCACCAATGGACGTTGGCAAAACGACGAGATTATGACAAAACTTGATCGTGCCGATGCGATCATCTTTGGTTCCCCAACCTACATGGGCGGAGTTGCTGCTCAATTCAAAGCATTTCTAGATGCAGCAAGTTCTGCTTGGTTTACCCAACAATGGAAAGATAAAATCGCTGCGGGATTTACCCACTCTAGTTCGCTCAGTGGCGATAAGCAGGGAACTCTGATGTATCTATCGATCTATGCAGCACAGCATGGCATGGTATGGGTAAGTGCAGGTGAGTTGCCTAGTCATTACCAAGGTAAAACCGATGGAGTCAATCGCTTAGGTTCGTTCCTTGGCATTATGGGGCAAACCCCTATGAATATGTCTGGAGGAAATCCAGTTCTAGACTCAGGCGATCGCCTAACCGCAGAATATTTCGGGCAACGCATTGCTCAAGCTACCAAGCGTTGGCATCTAGAGAAAGTAGCGATCGCTGCTTAA
- a CDS encoding cell division protein SepF, with protein MGIFTKLKDFVGLSEAQEYEYEYDEASSREYQDIYQEENGAIAAPEPEEPQTRRTRERPTTLRATSDGMSNVIGMPGATNGLSQVMVMEPRSFEEMPQAIQALRERKSVVLNLTMMDPDQAQRAVDFVAGGTYALDGHQERIGDSIFLFAPSCVQVTSQSSVLNDAPMPQPRVRPTAAPAPAWSAEAPVSRFAQ; from the coding sequence ATGGGAATTTTTACAAAGCTCAAGGATTTTGTTGGTTTGTCTGAAGCTCAAGAGTACGAATATGAGTACGACGAAGCCTCTAGCCGTGAATACCAAGACATTTACCAAGAAGAAAATGGTGCGATCGCTGCCCCAGAACCAGAGGAGCCACAAACTCGCCGCACCCGTGAACGTCCTACAACATTAAGAGCAACTTCTGACGGTATGAGCAATGTAATTGGTATGCCTGGTGCAACAAATGGTTTGTCCCAAGTAATGGTAATGGAGCCTCGCAGCTTTGAAGAAATGCCTCAAGCAATCCAAGCATTACGTGAGCGCAAATCAGTTGTCCTGAACCTCACCATGATGGACCCCGATCAAGCACAGCGTGCTGTTGACTTCGTAGCAGGCGGAACCTATGCCCTCGATGGTCATCAAGAACGTATCGGTGACAGTATTTTCCTATTTGCCCCTTCCTGTGTTCAAGTTACTTCGCAGTCTTCTGTACTCAATGATGCTCCTATGCCTCAGCCTCGTGTACGTCCAACTGCGGCTCCCGCTCCTGCATGGTCTGCTGAAGCCCCTGTGAGTCGTTTCGCACAATAA
- a CDS encoding DUF5674 family protein: MAEPFFGLKIKLAVDVTREILDGGELHFDCEQLLLDAGIQQENIWIADLYPQTKEVRVESIINIRPRQQNMTMEVRNLQLKVRIEKIVRYLLEVM; encoded by the coding sequence ATGGCAGAACCATTCTTTGGTCTGAAAATTAAACTTGCAGTCGATGTGACTAGAGAAATTCTGGATGGTGGTGAACTTCATTTTGATTGTGAGCAGTTATTGCTAGATGCTGGTATTCAGCAAGAAAATATCTGGATTGCGGATTTGTATCCTCAAACGAAAGAGGTTAGGGTTGAGTCAATTATTAACATCCGTCCTCGTCAACAAAATATGACGATGGAAGTCAGGAATTTACAACTCAAAGTGAGAATTGAAAAAATAGTTCGTTATCTTCTGGAGGTGATGTAA
- the proC gene encoding pyrroline-5-carboxylate reductase, whose product MKFQLGLVGGGVMGEAILSRLITSNIYSPSDICVSDPMSERRDLLAKKYGVQTTPNNLVAAEAEIMLLAVKPQSLNAAAIGLADSPAPCVVSILAGVTLAQLETMFPSKSIIRAMPNTPAQVGAGVTAIAANALATSEHLGLARKIFGAVGTVVEVAESLMNAVTGLSGSGPAYVAVMIEAMADGGVAAGLPRAIALQLATQTVLGTAQLIAETKLHPAQLKDQVTSPAGTTIAAIAQLEKAGLRSAMIEAVLAATRRADELGK is encoded by the coding sequence TTGAAATTTCAACTTGGTCTGGTCGGTGGCGGCGTGATGGGTGAGGCAATTTTGTCTCGTCTGATTACCAGTAATATTTACTCACCATCCGATATTTGTGTTAGTGATCCGATGTCAGAGCGTCGCGATCTCCTCGCAAAAAAATATGGCGTACAGACTACGCCCAATAATTTAGTTGCTGCTGAAGCAGAGATAATGCTTTTAGCAGTTAAGCCTCAGTCGTTAAATGCGGCGGCGATTGGTCTAGCTGATTCTCCTGCACCTTGTGTTGTGTCAATTTTAGCTGGTGTAACTTTGGCTCAGTTAGAGACGATGTTTCCCTCTAAGTCAATTATCCGAGCAATGCCAAATACACCCGCTCAGGTAGGTGCAGGAGTAACTGCGATCGCGGCAAATGCCTTGGCGACAAGTGAGCATCTAGGGTTAGCCCGAAAGATTTTTGGTGCGGTTGGCACGGTGGTAGAAGTTGCCGAATCGCTAATGAATGCTGTGACTGGACTATCAGGTTCAGGGCCTGCCTATGTAGCAGTAATGATTGAAGCTATGGCGGATGGTGGGGTTGCAGCAGGTTTGCCCAGAGCGATCGCACTACAACTCGCGACCCAAACTGTTTTAGGGACAGCCCAATTAATTGCCGAAACAAAGCTACATCCCGCGCAGTTAAAGGATCAAGTGACGAGTCCTGCGGGTACGACGATTGCAGCGATCGCTCAGTTAGAAAAAGCGGGCTTGCGTTCCGCTATGATAGAAGCCGTACTTGCGGCAACTCGTCGTGCTGATGAGTTAGGCAAATAG
- a CDS encoding Light dependent period protein LdpA domain-containing protein: MEIEALRSRQWFKLICGASYQHLPAIRHLALIYTLAGADCIDMAPDPATIAAAREGIAAAMDLGATRSPLVMVSFNDGEDPHFRKAVFDPELCPTNCSRPCEKVCPTTAIKFGNDYNGVISDLCYGCGRCLPLCPVQIIQTREQVYVPEDIFDEVLNQKVDAIEIHTQPNRTQEFAAFWQRLSPIIPKLQLMAVSFPDCENLRDYLISLIAGMQPQPRSLIWQTDGRPMSGDIGDGATRAALQLGRKVLDFQLPLGFVQLAGGTNASTVPKLRQADIPVAGVAYGSYARKIVMDFLEDSGVEIPDRLEEKSCLLWQAVAIAKQLVSQIKQN; encoded by the coding sequence ATGGAAATCGAAGCTTTGCGATCGCGCCAGTGGTTTAAGCTCATTTGTGGTGCGAGTTATCAACATTTACCTGCAATACGACATTTAGCGCTGATCTATACCTTGGCGGGAGCTGATTGTATTGATATGGCTCCAGACCCTGCCACCATTGCCGCAGCTAGAGAGGGAATTGCTGCGGCAATGGATTTAGGCGCGACGCGATCGCCTTTGGTGATGGTTAGTTTTAATGATGGCGAAGACCCCCACTTTCGGAAAGCAGTTTTTGATCCTGAACTTTGCCCAACGAACTGCTCAAGACCTTGTGAGAAAGTATGTCCCACCACAGCAATTAAATTTGGGAATGATTACAATGGGGTTATCTCTGATCTTTGTTATGGGTGCGGTCGTTGTTTGCCGCTATGTCCAGTGCAGATTATTCAAACTCGCGAACAGGTTTATGTCCCTGAAGATATTTTTGATGAAGTACTTAACCAAAAAGTTGATGCGATCGAAATTCATACACAGCCCAACCGCACTCAAGAATTTGCTGCATTTTGGCAACGCCTAAGTCCGATCATTCCCAAGCTCCAATTGATGGCGGTCAGTTTCCCCGATTGCGAAAATTTACGGGATTATCTCATATCGCTAATCGCAGGAATGCAACCGCAGCCGCGATCGCTAATCTGGCAAACCGATGGTAGACCCATGAGTGGTGATATTGGTGATGGGGCAACGAGGGCAGCCCTACAACTGGGGCGAAAAGTATTGGACTTTCAGCTCCCCCTTGGCTTTGTGCAACTCGCAGGGGGAACCAATGCCAGCACCGTTCCTAAACTCCGCCAAGCGGATATTCCCGTCGCGGGAGTCGCCTATGGCAGCTATGCTCGGAAAATCGTGATGGATTTTCTCGAAGATTCAGGGGTAGAAATTCCCGATCGCCTTGAAGAGAAATCTTGTCTACTCTGGCAAGCCGTAGCGATCGCCAAACAATTAGTTTCCCAAATCAAACAAAACTGA
- the purM gene encoding phosphoribosylformylglycinamidine cyclo-ligase translates to MDYRQAGVDIEAGRTFVEKIRDSVARTHRAGVLGDLGGFGGCFEIPAGYRQPVLVSGTDGVGTKLKIAQAANKHDTIGIDLVAMCVNDVLTSGAEPLFFLDYLATGKLEPDQLAEVVKGIADGCQMAGCALLGGETAEMPGFYGVGEYDAAGFCVAIAEKSEMLNGTQVNIGDVVIGLASSGIHSNGYSLVRKIIETKGYSWGAKLAISPETADSTLAEVFLTPTQIYVKPVLAALKADLGIHGLAHITGGGLPENLPRCLGEGQAVQITRNSWQIPPLFQWLQAQGGVPEADMFNTFNMGIGMAVVVDPQKVDQAIAYFQDQGFTTNRIGEVIAGERSLIFV, encoded by the coding sequence TTGGATTATCGTCAGGCGGGTGTGGATATTGAAGCAGGACGCACCTTCGTGGAAAAAATTCGGGATTCAGTCGCCAGAACCCATCGTGCAGGTGTATTAGGCGATCTCGGTGGTTTTGGTGGCTGTTTTGAAATTCCTGCTGGTTATCGGCAACCCGTTCTGGTTTCAGGTACGGATGGTGTGGGCACAAAGCTCAAAATTGCTCAAGCTGCCAATAAGCACGACACCATCGGCATCGATCTCGTCGCCATGTGCGTTAACGATGTGCTGACCTCTGGAGCCGAGCCATTATTTTTCCTAGATTATTTAGCCACAGGCAAGCTCGAACCCGATCAACTCGCCGAAGTGGTGAAGGGGATCGCCGATGGTTGCCAGATGGCAGGTTGTGCCTTGTTGGGGGGCGAAACTGCGGAAATGCCCGGATTTTATGGCGTTGGCGAATATGACGCAGCAGGCTTTTGTGTAGCGATCGCTGAAAAGTCGGAAATGCTCAATGGCACACAGGTGAATATCGGTGATGTGGTCATCGGTCTAGCTAGTTCGGGAATCCATAGCAATGGCTATAGCCTTGTCCGTAAGATCATCGAAACTAAAGGTTACAGTTGGGGCGCGAAGTTAGCCATTTCTCCTGAAACCGCCGACTCAACCCTCGCCGAAGTATTTCTCACACCGACCCAGATTTACGTCAAGCCCGTTTTGGCTGCCCTCAAAGCTGATTTAGGCATTCATGGACTTGCTCACATCACAGGTGGCGGCTTACCCGAAAATCTTCCCCGTTGCCTCGGTGAAGGTCAAGCAGTACAGATTACTCGCAATAGCTGGCAAATTCCGCCACTATTCCAATGGCTACAAGCACAAGGGGGAGTTCCAGAAGCCGATATGTTCAATACCTTTAATATGGGGATCGGCATGGCGGTAGTCGTTGATCCCCAAAAAGTAGATCAGGCGATCGCCTATTTTCAAGATCAAGGATTTACCACCAATCGAATCGGTGAAGTCATCGCAGGAGAGCGATCGCTGATCTTTGTATAA
- the dusB gene encoding tRNA dihydrouridine synthase DusB, which produces MISATSKLQQKFAEPLTIGNVTLKSRVLQSPLSGVTDLVFRRLVRRYAPDSMLYTEMISATDLHHMKALPKLMEIDRHETPISIQLFDCRPDFLAEAAQKAVLEGADTVDINMGCPVNKITKKGGGSSLLRQPELAAQIVRSVVEAVDIPVTVKTRIGWDDNEITILDFAKRMEDAGAKMITVHARTRSQGYTGNAKWEWIRKVKEVLTIPVIANGDIFSVENAIACLEQTGADGVMCSRGTLGYPFLVGQVDHFLKTGERLPDPSPIECLQVAKEHLQGLWDYKGIRGIRQSRKHMTWYARGFAGAAVLRDRLCRIESLQDGMDCLDGAIDELQVEVKPLV; this is translated from the coding sequence ATGATTTCGGCTACATCTAAATTACAGCAAAAATTCGCTGAACCTTTAACTATTGGCAATGTCACCCTCAAAAGTCGGGTGCTACAATCGCCATTGTCAGGAGTGACGGATTTGGTATTTCGGCGATTGGTGCGGCGCTATGCCCCAGACTCAATGCTCTACACCGAGATGATCAGCGCTACAGATCTGCATCATATGAAGGCTTTGCCGAAGCTTATGGAGATCGATCGCCATGAAACCCCGATTAGCATCCAGTTATTTGATTGTCGTCCTGACTTTCTTGCTGAAGCCGCCCAAAAAGCCGTATTAGAGGGAGCTGACACCGTAGACATTAATATGGGCTGTCCTGTGAATAAAATTACCAAAAAGGGTGGTGGCTCATCGTTATTACGTCAGCCTGAACTAGCGGCGCAAATTGTGCGATCGGTGGTCGAGGCAGTTGATATTCCTGTGACAGTGAAAACACGCATCGGATGGGATGACAATGAAATTACGATTCTTGACTTTGCTAAGCGCATGGAGGATGCAGGAGCAAAGATGATCACTGTCCATGCTAGAACGCGATCGCAGGGCTATACGGGTAATGCCAAGTGGGAATGGATTCGCAAGGTTAAAGAGGTGCTGACGATTCCTGTAATTGCCAATGGTGATATTTTCTCGGTGGAAAATGCGATCGCCTGTTTAGAGCAAACGGGAGCCGATGGGGTGATGTGTTCGCGGGGAACCTTGGGCTATCCCTTTTTAGTGGGGCAAGTTGATCATTTTTTAAAAACAGGCGAACGTTTGCCTGACCCTTCGCCAATTGAATGTTTGCAAGTTGCCAAGGAGCATTTGCAAGGACTCTGGGACTACAAAGGCATTCGCGGAATTAGGCAATCACGCAAGCATATGACTTGGTATGCGAGGGGATTTGCGGGGGCGGCAGTGTTACGAGATCGCCTCTGTCGGATCGAGTCTTTGCAAGATGGGATGGATTGTCTAGATGGTGCGATCGATGAGTTGCAGGTAGAGGTGAAACCACTTGTATAG